From Shewanella psychrophila, a single genomic window includes:
- a CDS encoding esterase/lipase family protein encodes MKLVFVHGWSVTSTDTYGELPQALAKLARPELKLDIQHIHLGRYISFNDEVTLEDISIAFEAARLIELGDDKFSVITHSTGGPVIRTWLERYYGNSLINVPLNHLIMLAPANHGSALAQIGKSRVSRLKAWFDGVEPGKRVLDWLELGSDGQHALNLNWLRHGFSEAGIFPFVLTGEAIDPSLYDYMNSYTAEPGSDGVVRSAAANMNFTYINLTQEIELTCMGVEGDCVSRLTLAEHKVPVQKCAFEIISRASHSQNIMGIMASVTRKNASKKRAVSSILECLSVGNSSQYAAVSKAMVLRTDKVKKKQRHSILVVRVTDELGHKVTDFDLYLLSGPDFSPGQLPKGFMLDKQKNSQNGNCITLYLDTNKLLSVSEGKIGFKIVPRPDKGFSYYQTAEYHCESNQVGLLIKPDQTTLVDIVLRRHIHQETFTLINTDDVRPFDSLKGYKLPK; translated from the coding sequence ATGAAGCTGGTTTTTGTTCATGGTTGGAGTGTGACTAGCACTGATACCTATGGTGAATTGCCCCAAGCCTTAGCTAAGCTAGCAAGGCCTGAACTTAAGCTAGATATCCAACATATTCATCTTGGTCGCTATATCAGTTTCAACGATGAGGTGACGTTAGAAGATATTTCAATTGCCTTCGAAGCGGCGCGTCTTATAGAGCTGGGTGATGATAAGTTCTCTGTGATCACACATTCTACAGGTGGACCTGTGATCCGTACTTGGCTTGAACGCTATTACGGAAATAGCTTGATCAATGTTCCGCTTAATCACTTGATCATGTTGGCTCCAGCTAATCACGGCTCGGCATTAGCTCAGATTGGTAAATCCAGAGTCAGTAGACTCAAGGCCTGGTTTGACGGTGTTGAGCCGGGTAAGAGAGTGCTCGATTGGCTTGAGTTAGGCAGTGATGGCCAACATGCATTGAATCTTAACTGGCTAAGACATGGTTTTAGTGAAGCTGGCATTTTCCCCTTTGTGCTCACTGGTGAGGCTATAGACCCTAGCTTGTATGACTATATGAATAGCTATACGGCTGAGCCAGGCTCTGATGGTGTGGTGAGAAGTGCCGCGGCGAATATGAACTTCACTTATATAAACTTAACGCAAGAGATCGAGCTAACTTGTATGGGGGTCGAAGGTGATTGCGTGAGTAGGCTGACTCTGGCCGAGCATAAAGTACCTGTCCAGAAGTGTGCTTTCGAGATAATCTCAAGAGCCAGTCATAGCCAAAATATCATGGGGATTATGGCATCGGTGACACGAAAAAATGCCAGTAAGAAGAGGGCGGTCTCTTCGATACTCGAGTGTTTATCTGTTGGAAATAGCAGTCAATATGCTGCAGTATCTAAGGCTATGGTACTGCGTACGGACAAGGTAAAGAAAAAGCAGCGCCACAGCATATTAGTAGTGCGGGTTACCGATGAACTTGGCCATAAGGTGACCGATTTTGATCTATACCTACTCAGTGGTCCAGACTTTAGTCCAGGACAGTTACCAAAGGGCTTTATGCTGGATAAGCAAAAGAATAGTCAAAATGGCAATTGTATTACGCTTTATCTGGATACCAATAAGCTACTGTCTGTGTCCGAGGGGAAAATTGGTTTTAAAATTGTTCCTCGGCCAGATAAGGGTTTCAGCTATTATCAAACTGCCGAATATCACTGCGAATCCAATCAGGTGGGCCTGTTAATTAAGCCAGATCAGACGACACTCGTTGATATTGTGTTGAGACGTCACATACATCAAGAGACTTTTACCTTAATTAATACTGATGATGTTCGCCCATTTGATTCTCTAAAAGGTTATAAGCTGCCTAAGTGA